A window of the Microbispora sp. ZYX-F-249 genome harbors these coding sequences:
- the meaB gene encoding methylmalonyl Co-A mutase-associated GTPase MeaB: MTAPAIEDYAEGVLAGDRRWTARAITLVESTRADHREMAQRLLVELTPHSGKARRVGVSGVPGVGKSTFIEALGTHLTGQGHRVAVLAVDPSSRRSGGSILGDKTRMARLSADPNAFIRPSPTAGTLGGVAKATREAIVVVEAAGYDIVLVETVGVGQSETAVADMVDTFLLLTLARTGDQLQGIKKGVLELADVIAVNKADGEHEMAARKAARELSGALRLLRAATPVLTCSGLTGAGLEELWRHVVRHQDGADLAARRSRQQVEWTWALVRDRLLAMLRDSTAEIAPEIERQVLDGTLTPALAADRILAAFLPAGGAIDTREITFPPE; the protein is encoded by the coding sequence GTGACCGCACCGGCCATCGAGGACTACGCCGAGGGCGTGCTGGCGGGCGACCGGCGGTGGACCGCCCGCGCGATCACTCTGGTGGAGTCGACCAGGGCCGACCACCGGGAGATGGCGCAGCGGCTGCTGGTCGAGCTCACCCCGCACTCCGGCAAGGCCCGCAGGGTGGGCGTTTCCGGGGTGCCCGGAGTCGGCAAGTCGACCTTCATCGAGGCGCTCGGCACCCATCTCACCGGGCAGGGCCACCGGGTGGCCGTGCTGGCCGTCGACCCCTCGTCGCGGCGCTCGGGCGGCAGCATCCTGGGGGACAAGACCCGGATGGCCAGGCTGTCGGCCGATCCGAACGCCTTCATCCGGCCGTCCCCCACGGCCGGGACACTCGGCGGCGTGGCCAAGGCCACCCGGGAGGCCATCGTCGTCGTGGAGGCGGCGGGCTACGACATCGTGCTCGTCGAGACGGTCGGGGTCGGCCAGTCGGAGACCGCGGTCGCCGACATGGTCGACACGTTCCTCCTGCTCACCCTCGCCCGCACCGGAGACCAGCTCCAGGGGATCAAGAAGGGCGTGCTGGAGCTGGCCGACGTCATCGCGGTCAACAAGGCCGACGGCGAGCACGAGATGGCCGCGCGCAAGGCGGCGCGCGAGCTGTCCGGGGCGCTGCGGCTGCTGCGCGCGGCCACGCCCGTGCTCACCTGCAGCGGCCTGACCGGCGCGGGGCTGGAGGAGCTGTGGCGGCACGTCGTGCGCCACCAGGACGGGGCAGACCTCGCCGCCAGGCGCAGCCGCCAGCAGGTCGAGTGGACCTGGGCGCTGGTGCGCGACCGGCTGCTGGCCATGCTCCGCGACTCGACCGCGGAAATCGCCCCCGAGATCGAACGGCAGGTCCTGGACGGCACCCTGACCCCGGCGCTGGCGGCCGACCGGATCCTGGCGGCCTTCCTGCCTGCCGGCGGCGCGATTGACACTCGGGAGATCACCTTTCCTCCCGAGTGA